The Mycetohabitans endofungorum genome contains a region encoding:
- a CDS encoding PA2169 family four-helix-bundle protein, translating to MANHIVSVLNDLIETSKDGEAGFRKAAEDASNPELKTLFASCAQSCSQAVSELQAAVHSLGGKAEDHGSASGALHRGWMDLKSAIKGRSDHEILADCEKGEDVAKKHYRQALDEALPADIRMLVERQYEGVLKHHDRVRELRDATAR from the coding sequence ATGGCAAATCATATTGTTTCCGTTCTAAATGACCTGATCGAAACGTCCAAAGACGGCGAAGCCGGCTTCCGCAAAGCGGCAGAGGATGCGTCGAATCCGGAATTGAAGACGCTGTTCGCCAGTTGTGCCCAATCGTGCTCGCAAGCGGTCAGCGAGCTGCAAGCCGCCGTCCATTCACTCGGCGGTAAGGCCGAAGATCACGGATCCGCGTCCGGGGCGCTGCATCGTGGCTGGATGGACCTGAAGTCAGCCATCAAAGGTCGCAGTGACCACGAGATCCTAGCGGACTGCGAAAAAGGCGAAGACGTAGCCAAGAAACATTACCGACAGGCGCTGGATGAAGCGTTGCCTGCGGACATTCGGATGCTCGTCGAGCGGCAATACGAAGGCGTACTCAAGCATCATGATCGCGTACGCGAATTGCGCGACGCTACGGCACGATAA
- a CDS encoding DUF1488 domain-containing protein, which yields MNVPPKTSSPIHFEDAPPSFDGARMMLDFTASVDGRLVRCSVSAEALEDHFGAASALESELLQAFERGRSRIHRVARLALADSDGQPVVLHSGLFRISAT from the coding sequence ATGAACGTACCACCTAAAACATCATCGCCTATTCATTTCGAGGACGCGCCACCTTCCTTCGACGGCGCACGGATGATGCTTGACTTCACCGCGTCCGTCGATGGGCGCCTAGTGCGGTGCTCGGTGAGTGCCGAAGCCCTTGAGGACCACTTTGGTGCCGCGTCCGCGCTCGAGAGCGAATTGCTGCAAGCGTTCGAGCGCGGTCGCAGCCGCATTCATCGAGTCGCTCGGCTCGCACTGGCAGACAGCGACGGCCAACCCGTCGTGCTGCACAGTGGCCTATTCCGGATCTCGGCAACCTAA
- a CDS encoding YbhB/YbcL family Raf kinase inhibitor-like protein produces MAEFRIWSDRFSHNGFMPKQQEFDDRSFGVDGGNVSPALQWADPPADTKSFALTVYDPDAPTGSGFWHWVLVNIPAHMRSLPDGAGKADGSLLPTGALQLRNDYGTVGFGGAAPPRGDKPHRYVFRIHALKIDALPLGTDATNAVARFMIHLNEIDSATYTGLYELK; encoded by the coding sequence ATGGCTGAATTTCGCATTTGGTCCGATCGGTTCTCGCACAATGGATTCATGCCTAAGCAGCAGGAATTCGATGACCGCTCGTTTGGCGTCGACGGCGGCAACGTGTCGCCCGCGCTGCAATGGGCCGACCCGCCCGCCGATACCAAAAGCTTCGCGCTGACCGTGTACGACCCGGACGCGCCGACCGGCAGCGGTTTCTGGCACTGGGTTCTCGTCAATATCCCGGCACACATGCGCTCGCTGCCGGATGGCGCCGGCAAGGCCGACGGCAGCCTGCTGCCAACCGGTGCGCTGCAGCTACGCAACGACTATGGCACGGTAGGCTTTGGCGGTGCAGCGCCGCCACGCGGCGACAAGCCTCATCGGTACGTGTTTCGCATCCACGCGCTAAAGATTGACGCGCTGCCACTTGGTACGGACGCGACCAACGCGGTGGCACGCTTCATGATCCACTTAAATGAAATCGACTCGGCCACCTATACAGGTCTGTACGAGCTGAAGTAA
- a CDS encoding glycosyltransferase family 4 protein: MSCQALRHAGGFERYARDIIGAMAARGVRPIVFARKFDKTLPEYRLVDAQAIRVNWLPRALRDAAFSWRLRARRTRSQADIVIACNRVDSADIVVCGGTHPGALRHGRNKPKWNDGWQTALERHTYRNAGVVVAHSKMMAQEVQQYFGIAPDKIRVIYPPVRSDCFAPMAPAQRDAMRAQLGIPDGHAAFVFVANTGKGFELLRAYFEASAEPVCLLVTGRPVASSSPRIRSLGYRTDMQCVFGAADFTIVPAPYEPFGLVGIESILCGTPVLTAANVGCAEVIRDDAQWRFSHLDAGSFAAAVEQALTRWRAGTARLTRPDEHLLYNYDVASHTAHLLALASELAGRRA; this comes from the coding sequence TTGTCGTGCCAGGCGCTGCGCCACGCCGGCGGCTTCGAGCGCTACGCGCGCGACATCATTGGCGCAATGGCCGCGCGGGGCGTCCGCCCCATCGTCTTCGCCCGCAAATTCGATAAAACGCTGCCCGAGTACAGACTCGTCGACGCGCAAGCCATCCGGGTCAACTGGCTGCCGCGCGCGCTGCGCGACGCGGCGTTCTCCTGGCGGCTGCGCGCGCGCCGTACACGCAGCCAAGCGGACATCGTGATCGCGTGCAATCGGGTCGACTCAGCCGACATCGTCGTATGCGGCGGCACGCATCCGGGCGCATTGCGCCATGGTCGCAACAAGCCAAAGTGGAATGACGGCTGGCAAACCGCGCTGGAGCGCCACACCTATCGCAACGCGGGCGTGGTCGTCGCCCACTCCAAGATGATGGCACAAGAAGTCCAGCAGTATTTCGGCATCGCGCCGGACAAGATCCGTGTCATCTATCCCCCGGTGCGCAGCGACTGCTTCGCGCCGATGGCGCCGGCACAGCGCGATGCGATGCGGGCACAGCTCGGCATCCCCGACGGACACGCCGCGTTTGTGTTCGTAGCCAACACCGGCAAGGGATTCGAACTGCTACGCGCGTACTTCGAGGCGAGCGCCGAGCCGGTCTGCCTGTTGGTCACGGGCCGCCCAGTCGCCAGCTCATCGCCGCGGATCCGCTCGCTCGGCTATCGTACAGACATGCAATGCGTGTTCGGCGCAGCCGACTTCACGATCGTACCTGCGCCCTATGAACCGTTCGGGCTAGTGGGCATCGAATCGATCCTGTGCGGCACGCCGGTGCTCACCGCCGCTAACGTCGGCTGCGCCGAAGTCATCCGCGACGACGCGCAATGGCGCTTCTCGCACCTGGACGCGGGCAGTTTCGCCGCGGCGGTCGAGCAGGCGCTCACGCGCTGGCGCGCCGGCACCGCGCGGCTCACCCGGCCCGACGAGCATCTGCTGTACAACTACGATGTGGCGTCCCACACCGCGCACTTGCTAGCGCTGGCCTCGGAACTCGCCGGCCGTCGCGCGTAG
- a CDS encoding glycosyltransferase family 2 protein: MSRTGQCDANRFLTPDMTLSGRVSTSTLLTVVVPVYNLEDCIANALQSILKQRHLDEITTLVIDDGSTDRSRERIDAIVRANPHADIRMITQPNGGCSAARNTGIAQAQSPYLAFLDGDDTWEPDFSDKIIPILRIGRADVIDYNIWIVGRNGKQSDELTMIGAEWAGEHQVDDRLLLDVAATYEMFAWARIYRRSLWHGIAFPPAQLYEDAAVTPHLYLRARTVHRLSERLYNYYRRSGSITQVMNMRSVQDLAKNVERALSQCADPAHRNYWMTLTAMGFAHARREAARVDGHALGDALRIIDTLAQHCRTVTQAYPELAKHASFDRYRGAMYRERAVFLAKRAIKRLIGRERRLGAPPAAGKKTSAAVPALQDEH; this comes from the coding sequence ATGTCCCGGACCGGGCAGTGCGACGCGAACCGCTTTCTCACGCCAGATATGACTCTTTCCGGACGTGTATCCACGAGCACGCTGCTGACCGTTGTTGTGCCCGTCTACAATCTCGAAGACTGCATCGCGAATGCATTGCAGTCGATACTCAAGCAACGCCATCTCGACGAGATCACGACACTGGTGATCGACGACGGCTCGACTGACCGCTCCCGCGAGCGCATCGACGCGATCGTGCGAGCCAATCCGCACGCTGATATCCGGATGATCACGCAGCCCAACGGCGGATGCAGCGCGGCCCGTAATACCGGCATCGCACAAGCGCAGTCGCCGTACCTGGCCTTTCTGGATGGCGACGACACGTGGGAACCGGACTTCTCCGACAAGATCATTCCGATCCTGCGGATAGGGCGCGCCGACGTGATCGATTACAACATCTGGATCGTAGGGCGCAACGGCAAGCAATCGGACGAGCTGACGATGATCGGCGCCGAGTGGGCTGGCGAGCATCAGGTGGACGATCGGCTGCTACTGGATGTCGCAGCCACCTACGAGATGTTCGCGTGGGCCCGTATTTACCGGCGCTCGCTGTGGCATGGCATCGCGTTCCCGCCTGCCCAACTGTACGAGGACGCCGCGGTCACGCCGCACCTGTATTTGCGTGCCCGCACAGTGCACCGGCTCAGCGAGCGCCTGTACAACTACTATCGACGCTCGGGCAGCATCACGCAAGTCATGAACATGCGCAGCGTGCAGGACCTGGCCAAGAATGTCGAGCGAGCGCTATCGCAATGCGCTGACCCGGCGCACCGGAATTACTGGATGACGCTCACTGCGATGGGATTCGCACACGCGCGTCGGGAAGCGGCCCGCGTCGATGGCCATGCGCTGGGCGACGCGCTGCGCATCATCGACACGCTGGCCCAGCATTGCCGTACCGTCACGCAGGCCTACCCAGAACTGGCCAAACACGCGTCATTTGACCGCTATCGCGGTGCAATGTATCGGGAGCGTGCAGTGTTTCTAGCCAAGCGCGCGATCAAGCGCCTGATCGGTCGGGAGCGGCGCCTGGGAGCACCGCCTGCCGCGGGTAAAAAGACCTCGGCCGCGGTACCCGCGCTGCAAGACGAGCACTGA
- a CDS encoding rubredoxin produces MSDVIEYKSWVCLICGWIYNEADGLPDEGIAPGTRFADIPAQWRCPLCDVSKADFAVVEF; encoded by the coding sequence GTGTCTGACGTGATTGAATACAAGAGCTGGGTCTGCCTAATTTGCGGGTGGATCTATAACGAGGCAGACGGGCTGCCGGACGAAGGGATTGCTCCCGGCACGCGCTTTGCCGATATCCCAGCGCAATGGCGTTGTCCGTTGTGCGACGTCAGCAAAGCCGACTTCGCCGTGGTGGAATTCTGA
- a CDS encoding ATP-binding cassette domain-containing protein, with protein sequence MSLFSITGAQLAFGHVALLDHADFSIEPGERVGLIGRNGAGKSSLLKIVAGLAKPDDGLITRAQALTTVYVPQEPVFDPDMRVFDAVAAGLEHTRALLNEYDRVAHALADTPEGPSHDALLARMNVLQGALDAHDGWAWRTRVATTLAQLGLEGDARVDQLSGGLLKRVALARALVTQPDVLLLDEPTNHLDFDSIRWLEALLLSLRGSVLFITHDRAFLDRVATRIVELDRGRLLSYPGNFSAYQTRKAQQLEVEAVENAKFDKLLAQEEIWIRKGVEARRTRSIGRIARLVQMRNERAQRRNVQGNVRLDVSQADKSGKIVAELTDVTKRYGGQTVVACFSTTVMRGDKIGFVGPNGAGKTTLLKLMLGEIAPDEGWVRTGTNLQIAYFDQMRAQLDPERSLADTISPGSDWVEINGARKHVMSYLGDFLFSPERARSPVKSLSGGERNRLLLARLFARPANVLVLDEPTNDLDIPTLELLEELLTDYDGTVLLVSHDRTFLDNVVTSVIAAEGNGQWREYVGGFSDWQMQKARADVLAQAGAGLPAKAAAHLPAAPNGDSALHDAPSAASARNEKRSIKLTFNEQRELDALPERIAQLEAEQQSISARLEDGSIFVTDPAEGTRLTERYAAIDDELLAALERWERLEAKRKPVK encoded by the coding sequence ATGTCGCTGTTTTCCATCACCGGCGCGCAACTCGCGTTCGGCCATGTCGCACTGCTTGACCACGCGGACTTCTCGATCGAGCCGGGCGAGCGGGTGGGCCTGATCGGCCGCAACGGTGCGGGCAAGTCATCGTTGCTGAAGATCGTCGCCGGCCTGGCCAAGCCCGACGACGGCTTGATCACCCGTGCGCAGGCACTCACGACTGTCTATGTGCCGCAAGAGCCGGTCTTCGACCCTGACATGCGCGTGTTCGACGCGGTGGCCGCGGGGCTCGAGCACACCCGTGCGCTGCTCAACGAGTACGACCGCGTTGCGCACGCGCTGGCCGATACGCCCGAAGGCCCGTCGCATGACGCGTTGTTGGCGCGCATGAATGTGCTGCAGGGCGCGCTGGACGCGCATGACGGATGGGCATGGCGCACCCGGGTCGCGACCACGCTCGCGCAATTGGGCCTGGAGGGCGACGCGCGGGTGGATCAGCTCTCTGGTGGTCTGCTCAAACGCGTTGCGCTGGCCCGCGCGCTAGTGACGCAGCCCGATGTGCTATTGCTGGACGAGCCGACCAACCATCTCGATTTTGATTCGATACGCTGGCTCGAGGCGCTGTTGTTGTCGCTGCGCGGCAGCGTGTTGTTCATCACGCACGATCGCGCGTTCCTCGACCGCGTCGCGACCCGCATCGTCGAACTCGATCGCGGGCGTCTGTTGTCATACCCGGGTAACTTCTCGGCCTATCAGACACGCAAGGCGCAGCAGCTCGAAGTGGAGGCGGTCGAGAATGCGAAGTTTGACAAGTTGCTCGCCCAGGAGGAGATCTGGATCCGCAAGGGCGTCGAGGCGCGTCGCACGCGCAGTATCGGGCGCATCGCACGCCTTGTGCAGATGCGCAACGAGCGCGCGCAGCGGCGTAACGTGCAGGGCAACGTGCGCCTTGACGTAAGCCAGGCCGACAAGTCCGGCAAGATCGTCGCCGAACTCACCGATGTGACTAAGCGCTACGGTGGGCAGACGGTCGTCGCGTGTTTTTCGACCACTGTGATGCGCGGCGACAAAATTGGCTTCGTCGGCCCGAACGGCGCGGGCAAGACCACGCTGCTTAAGCTGATGCTCGGCGAGATCGCACCGGACGAAGGCTGGGTGCGCACCGGCACGAATCTGCAAATTGCATACTTCGATCAGATGCGCGCGCAGTTGGACCCTGAGCGCAGCCTCGCGGACACAATCAGTCCGGGCAGCGACTGGGTGGAGATCAACGGTGCCCGCAAGCATGTGATGAGCTACCTGGGCGATTTCCTGTTTTCGCCGGAACGCGCCCGCTCGCCAGTCAAATCATTGTCCGGCGGTGAGCGCAATCGGCTATTGCTGGCGCGACTGTTCGCACGGCCCGCGAATGTGCTGGTCTTGGACGAGCCGACCAACGACCTGGACATTCCGACGCTCGAACTGCTCGAGGAGCTGTTGACCGACTATGACGGCACGGTGCTGCTCGTGAGCCATGACCGCACTTTCCTGGACAACGTTGTCACATCGGTGATCGCGGCGGAAGGAAACGGCCAGTGGCGCGAGTACGTCGGCGGTTTCTCGGATTGGCAGATGCAGAAGGCGCGCGCCGATGTGCTGGCGCAGGCCGGTGCAGGGCTGCCGGCGAAGGCCGCCGCACACCTCCCGGCCGCACCGAACGGCGACAGTGCGTTGCATGACGCCCCCAGCGCCGCCTCAGCGCGCAATGAGAAGCGCAGCATCAAGCTGACGTTCAACGAGCAGCGCGAGCTGGATGCGTTGCCGGAGCGGATTGCACAGCTCGAGGCGGAGCAGCAGTCCATCAGTGCGCGGCTGGAAGACGGGTCGATCTTCGTGACGGATCCGGCCGAAGGCACGCGGCTCACCGAGCGCTATGCGGCGATCGACGACGAGCTGTTGGCCGCGCTCGAGCGCTGGGAGAGGCTGGAGGCCAAGCGCAAGCCGGTAAAATAG
- the parE gene encoding DNA topoisomerase IV subunit B yields MATKKSGPAYSEASIKVLKGLEPVKQRPGMYTRTENPLHIVQEVIDNASDEALGGFGAQIVVTLHTDGSVSVEDDGRGIPFGLHPEEGVPVVEIVFTRLHAGGKFDKAAGGAYTFSGGLHGVGVSVTNALSQRLDVTVWRDGKVADIGFSHGDVVRPLTVRAAKGRMDKKSGTRVTAWPDPRYFDSANLPQSELQRLLRSKAVLLPGVEVVLIIEKTGERQSWKYDDGLRGYLLEGLAGYDTLIPLFEGERYAGSSRTTDDTFAEGEGASWVVAWSEEGSLLRESYVNLIPTPAGGTHESGLRDGLFQAVKSFVELHNLQPKGVKLLAEDVFARVSFVLSAKVLDPQFQGQIKERLNSRDAVRLVSSFVRPSLELWLNQHVEHGRKLAELVIKQAQARTRAGQKVEKRKSSGVAVLPGKLVDCESTDVARNELFLVEGDSAGGSAKMGRDKEFQAILPLRGKVLNTWETERDRLFANNEVHDIAVAIGVDPHVSDDAIDLSNLRYGKICILSDADVDGSHIQVLLLTLFFRHFPQLIERGHVYVARPPLFRVDAPARGKKPAQKLYALDEGELEAIVDKLRKDGVRESAWTISRFKGLGEMNAEQLWDTTMNPDTRRLMPVQLGDLDFDATIGRMTMLMGKGEAAARRAWLEEKGNEAQADI; encoded by the coding sequence ATGGCTACAAAGAAATCCGGTCCCGCATACAGCGAAGCGTCGATCAAGGTGCTCAAGGGGCTCGAGCCGGTGAAACAACGGCCGGGCATGTACACGCGCACGGAGAATCCGCTGCATATCGTGCAGGAAGTCATCGACAATGCGTCGGACGAGGCACTGGGCGGATTTGGCGCGCAAATCGTCGTGACGCTGCATACCGACGGTTCGGTCAGCGTCGAAGATGACGGGCGGGGTATTCCGTTCGGCCTGCACCCTGAAGAAGGGGTGCCAGTGGTGGAGATCGTCTTCACCCGGTTGCATGCGGGCGGCAAGTTCGACAAGGCTGCCGGTGGCGCGTATACGTTCTCCGGCGGCTTGCATGGCGTGGGCGTGTCGGTGACCAATGCATTGTCGCAGCGACTCGATGTCACGGTGTGGCGGGACGGCAAGGTAGCCGACATTGGCTTCTCGCACGGCGACGTGGTGCGCCCGCTCACCGTACGCGCGGCTAAGGGCCGCATGGACAAGAAATCCGGCACCCGCGTCACGGCATGGCCCGACCCGCGATACTTTGACTCGGCCAACCTGCCGCAGTCCGAACTGCAGCGTTTGTTGCGCTCCAAGGCGGTGCTGCTGCCCGGCGTCGAGGTGGTGTTGATCATCGAGAAAACCGGCGAGCGGCAGTCATGGAAATACGATGATGGGCTACGTGGTTATCTGCTCGAGGGTCTGGCGGGCTACGATACATTGATCCCGCTGTTTGAGGGCGAGCGATACGCCGGGTCGTCACGCACGACCGACGACACGTTCGCCGAGGGCGAGGGCGCATCATGGGTCGTCGCATGGTCCGAGGAGGGCTCGCTGCTGCGCGAGTCGTATGTGAACCTGATTCCGACGCCGGCGGGTGGCACCCACGAGTCCGGGCTGCGCGACGGCTTGTTCCAGGCGGTCAAGAGCTTTGTCGAGCTGCATAACCTGCAGCCCAAGGGCGTCAAGTTGCTCGCCGAGGACGTGTTTGCACGGGTCTCGTTCGTGCTCTCTGCGAAGGTGCTCGATCCGCAATTCCAAGGTCAGATCAAGGAGCGACTCAACAGCCGGGATGCAGTCCGGCTGGTCTCTTCGTTCGTGCGACCAAGCCTGGAGTTGTGGCTCAACCAGCATGTCGAGCATGGACGCAAGCTGGCCGAATTGGTGATCAAGCAGGCGCAGGCGCGCACCCGTGCCGGCCAGAAGGTCGAGAAGCGTAAGAGTTCCGGCGTGGCGGTGTTGCCCGGTAAGCTGGTCGATTGCGAGTCGACGGACGTAGCGCGCAATGAGTTGTTCCTGGTCGAGGGCGATTCCGCGGGCGGCTCGGCGAAGATGGGTCGCGATAAGGAGTTTCAGGCGATTCTGCCGCTGCGCGGCAAGGTCCTCAACACGTGGGAGACGGAGCGCGACCGGCTGTTCGCGAACAATGAAGTGCACGACATCGCGGTGGCGATCGGCGTCGATCCGCACGTGAGCGACGATGCGATCGACCTGTCGAATCTGCGTTACGGCAAGATCTGCATCTTGTCGGATGCGGACGTGGACGGCTCGCATATCCAAGTGCTGCTGCTCACGCTGTTCTTTCGCCACTTTCCCCAACTCATCGAGCGCGGCCACGTGTATGTGGCGCGCCCGCCGCTGTTTCGCGTGGACGCGCCGGCTCGGGGTAAGAAGCCGGCGCAGAAACTCTACGCGCTGGACGAAGGCGAGCTTGAGGCGATAGTGGACAAGCTGCGCAAAGACGGCGTGCGCGAGTCTGCGTGGACGATTTCACGCTTTAAGGGACTGGGCGAGATGAACGCCGAGCAGTTGTGGGACACGACGATGAACCCGGATACCCGGCGGCTGATGCCCGTGCAACTGGGCGACCTAGATTTCGATGCGACCATCGGGCGCATGACGATGCTGATGGGCAAGGGCGAAGCCGCTGCCCGTCGCGCGTGGCTCGAAGAAAAGGGCAACGAGGCGCAGGCGGACATCTGA
- the parC gene encoding DNA topoisomerase IV subunit A: MSEELELDFSPPSDGEYLTLGDYAERAYLDYAVSVVKSRALPDVTDGQKPVQRRILYAMHEMGLAADAKPVKSARVVGDVLGKYHPHGDSSAYEALVRLAQDFSMRYPLIDGQGNFGSRDGDGAAAMRYTEARLTPIARLLLDEIEQGTVDFIANYDGSFEEPRSLPVRLPFVLLNGASGIAVGMATEVPPHNLREVAQAAIELIRNPNLDHAALMERIPGPDFPGGGQIISSPAEISAAYESGRGSLKVRARWKIEELARGQWQLVITELPPSTSSQKVLEEIEELTNPKVKLGKKTLTPEQLQTKQNLLALLDAVRDESGKDSPVRLVFEPKSSRIDQTEFINTLLAYTSLESSAPINLVMIGADGRPRQKGLGEILREWIGYRFATVTRRTRFRLSKVQDRIHILEGRMIVFLSLDEVIRIIRESDEPKAALIAAFGLSQRQADDILEIRLRQLARLEKIKIEKELGELRDEKTRLEQLLDSDVAMKRLIIKEIEADAKQFGDARRTLIQQDKRATFEARVVDEPVTVVVSQRGWARTLKGHGLDASGFTFKAGDSLYAAFQCRTPDTLVAWGSNGRVYSVPVAALPGGRGDGVPVTSLIELEAGTHLMHYFAASLEQPLLLASSNGFGFIARIGDMISRVKAGKSFMTIDAGAQPLAPMPMWPDASQVACLALGAKDETRLLVFGLDEMKTLSSGGRGVTLIGLDGNEQLLQALAIGQGGLLLSGAGRGGKPQQETLVGAALAPYVGKRARRGKAPAVKFKVSGMRPVLLGQPA; encoded by the coding sequence ATGAGTGAAGAACTGGAATTGGATTTTTCGCCGCCCTCTGACGGCGAGTACCTGACGCTGGGCGACTATGCTGAGCGCGCTTACCTCGACTATGCGGTATCGGTGGTCAAGAGTCGTGCGCTGCCCGATGTGACCGATGGTCAGAAGCCGGTGCAACGTCGCATCCTGTATGCGATGCACGAGATGGGGCTGGCGGCCGACGCGAAGCCGGTCAAGTCAGCGCGCGTGGTCGGCGACGTGCTGGGCAAGTACCATCCGCATGGTGATTCGTCCGCGTACGAGGCGCTGGTACGGCTGGCGCAGGATTTCTCGATGCGCTACCCGCTGATCGACGGGCAGGGCAATTTCGGCTCGCGCGATGGCGATGGCGCCGCAGCGATGCGCTATACCGAAGCGAGGCTCACGCCGATCGCGCGGCTGCTGCTCGATGAGATCGAGCAGGGCACCGTCGACTTCATTGCGAACTACGATGGCTCGTTCGAGGAGCCCAGGTCGTTGCCGGTGCGCCTGCCGTTCGTGTTGCTCAACGGCGCATCCGGCATTGCGGTCGGCATGGCTACTGAGGTTCCGCCGCACAACCTGCGTGAGGTCGCGCAGGCGGCCATCGAACTGATCCGCAATCCGAACCTGGATCACGCAGCACTGATGGAGCGGATACCGGGCCCGGACTTCCCGGGCGGAGGCCAGATCATTTCGAGTCCAGCGGAGATTTCCGCGGCATACGAAAGCGGTCGCGGTAGCCTGAAGGTACGCGCGCGCTGGAAGATTGAGGAGTTGGCGCGCGGGCAGTGGCAACTGGTGATCACGGAGCTGCCGCCCAGCACATCGTCGCAGAAGGTGCTGGAGGAAATCGAGGAGTTGACCAATCCGAAGGTCAAGCTTGGTAAGAAGACGTTGACGCCCGAGCAACTGCAGACCAAGCAAAACCTGCTCGCGCTGCTCGACGCGGTGCGCGACGAGTCTGGCAAGGACTCGCCGGTACGGCTCGTGTTCGAACCGAAGTCCAGCCGCATCGACCAGACCGAGTTCATCAATACGTTGCTTGCGTACACGAGCCTGGAATCCAGTGCGCCGATCAACCTGGTGATGATCGGCGCCGATGGTCGGCCGCGGCAAAAGGGGCTGGGCGAGATCCTGCGCGAATGGATTGGCTACCGCTTCGCGACCGTGACGCGGCGAACGCGGTTCAGACTGTCCAAGGTGCAGGACCGGATCCATATCCTAGAAGGCCGGATGATCGTTTTCCTGAGCCTGGACGAAGTGATCCGGATCATTCGCGAGTCTGATGAACCGAAGGCGGCGCTCATCGCGGCTTTTGGGTTATCGCAGCGGCAGGCGGACGACATTCTCGAAATCCGTTTGCGCCAATTGGCGCGACTGGAAAAGATCAAGATCGAGAAGGAGCTGGGCGAGCTGCGCGACGAAAAGACCCGGCTCGAGCAGTTGCTGGATAGCGACGTGGCGATGAAGCGGCTGATTATCAAGGAAATCGAAGCCGATGCGAAGCAGTTCGGCGATGCGCGCCGCACGCTGATCCAGCAAGACAAGCGCGCGACGTTCGAGGCGCGGGTCGTCGACGAGCCGGTGACGGTCGTCGTCTCGCAGCGCGGCTGGGCCCGTACGCTGAAAGGACACGGGCTAGATGCGTCAGGCTTCACGTTCAAGGCTGGCGATAGCTTGTATGCCGCGTTCCAGTGCCGCACGCCCGATACGCTGGTGGCGTGGGGCAGCAATGGTCGCGTGTATTCGGTGCCGGTCGCGGCGCTGCCGGGCGGGCGCGGTGATGGCGTGCCGGTCACGTCGTTGATCGAATTGGAGGCTGGCACCCATCTGATGCACTATTTCGCTGCGTCGCTGGAACAGCCGTTGCTACTCGCCTCAAGCAACGGCTTCGGTTTCATCGCGCGGATCGGTGACATGATCAGCCGCGTGAAGGCCGGCAAGTCGTTCATGACGATTGATGCTGGCGCGCAGCCGCTCGCGCCGATGCCCATGTGGCCGGATGCGTCGCAGGTTGCATGTCTGGCACTCGGCGCGAAGGACGAGACACGCCTGCTGGTGTTTGGGCTGGACGAGATGAAGACATTGTCCAGCGGCGGACGTGGCGTGACATTGATTGGCCTGGACGGCAACGAGCAGTTGCTCCAGGCGCTGGCGATCGGCCAGGGCGGGTTGTTGCTCAGTGGCGCCGGGCGGGGTGGCAAGCCGCAGCAGGAGACACTGGTTGGTGCTGCACTCGCGCCCTACGTCGGCAAGCGTGCGCGGCGTGGCAAGGCGCCGGCGGTCAAGTTCAAGGTGTCGGGCATGCGCCCGGTATTGCTCGGGCAGCCGGCATGA
- a CDS encoding DUF4149 domain-containing protein, producing the protein MLKVLEAAMFLHIAAVVIWVGGMTFVQFCLRPALSDVSPQLRLPLLDSVFGRFFWLVAVAIVVILATGIFMLVTLGGAQANWPMHAMAAIGVLMMLLFGHIRFALYPRLQRAVQAQNWPDGARVVTGLRRLVALNLALGAVATALGVIGRF; encoded by the coding sequence ATGTTGAAAGTGCTGGAGGCGGCGATGTTCTTGCACATCGCCGCGGTCGTGATATGGGTCGGCGGCATGACGTTCGTGCAATTTTGCCTGCGTCCAGCGTTGTCCGACGTGTCGCCGCAATTGCGCCTGCCGTTGCTGGATTCGGTATTCGGCCGGTTCTTCTGGCTGGTCGCGGTGGCGATCGTCGTGATCCTGGCCACTGGCATATTCATGTTGGTGACGCTGGGCGGCGCGCAGGCGAACTGGCCGATGCATGCGATGGCCGCGATCGGTGTACTCATGATGCTACTGTTCGGCCACATCCGCTTCGCGTTATACCCGCGGCTGCAGCGCGCGGTCCAAGCGCAGAACTGGCCAGACGGCGCCCGTGTCGTCACGGGCCTGCGCCGGCTGGTGGCGCTCAACCTCGCGCTCGGTGCGGTAGCCACTGCGCTGGGCGTGATCGGGCGTTTCTGA